TACTCTTTTCTCTGCTCAAAGTATGTTATCAATAAGCTCAGATTTTTGAGCTGGGGCATGAACCGCAAAATCCTTTGGGCGTAATGGTTTGGGGGTGCTTGTCACCCCCTGAACAAATATCTACTTGCTATCTGACAAACAACCAATGTCTGCTCTAGGTGGCTGAAAGTGAGTTCTCCCCTGCTACCAAACCCCACAGTGTATCAATTGCATCCCCTACGTCTTCTGAGTCTTGGTGCTGCTCAAGCCACTTGCCGACAACAGCGGCAATCTCACTGGAGGGTTTGCCCAACTTAACCAGCGCCAAGGCAGCACTGGAAAGCACGCCCCAATCCTCATGCTTTAGGCAACTCAAGAGCGCTTCTATTACCGACTCCGAGGCATTCCCTATGTTACCTAGCGCCCAAGCAGCATTAGAACGCAAGCCCAAATCCTCATCCTGTAGCTGATTCAGGAGTGCTTTTATTACTGACTCCGGGGCATCCCTCAAGTGCCCCAGCGCCCACACAGCATTGGAACGCAAGTCAGAATCTTCATCCTCTAGCGTATTAAGCAGCACTTGTACCACCAACTGTGAGGTATCCCCCAACCTAGCCAGCGAACAGGCAGCCATGTAGCGCACGTCAGAATCTTCATCCTCTAGCCGATTCAAGAGTGCTTCTATCACCGACTTCGAGGCATTCCCCAATTCGCCCAGTGCAAAGGCAGCCCAGTAGCGGATGCTACAATCTCCATTCTGTAGTCGATTCAAGAGTCCGTGTATTAATAATGACTCGGAAGCTTTCCCCAAGTCCCTCAGCGCCATTGCAGCGCTTATGGCCACAGCAGAATCCTCGTCATAATCATCATCCTTTAGCTCATTGAGCAGTGCTTCTATTACTAAATCGGAGGTATTACCCAAGCTGCCCAGCCCCCACGCAGCACTAAGACGCAAATAAGCATCCTCATCCTGTAGCTGACTCATGAGTTTTTGTATTACAAGATCCGAGGTATTTCCTAACTTACTCAGTGCCCAGGCAGCAAAAGAACGCACCTTAGAATCCTCATCCTCTAGCGTACTCACGAGTGCTTGTATCACATATTCGGAGGCATTGCTCAAATCGCCCAGCGCCCAGGCAGCTCTCAAACGAACGTTAGGAGCCTCATCTTGTAAACGTGCCAGTAAAGTTGCGATCGCCTCATCTTCTTCCCCCAGTACTGCCCGATATTTTTGCAGCCGCAATTCATCGATGCGAGCTGCTGAATCTTTTAACAGTTGCAGCGCTTTAGCCTCAAAGTCAGTTTCAGACAGACAACAAAGGGTTTGAAAAACCTGAGATTGTATTTTGTCAAATATTTTGCTATGAGGACTAATTTCCAAATTTACTAATGCTTGCAAAATTTTTGCTACTAAACTTTCATCTGAAACTTCTATATCTTCTGCCAAACATCTGCCAGCAAATAAAAGATTCCGATGCAACAAATTTTCGTAAGGTGTCGGTTGTTTTAAAATTTCCTTAAGGACTTGCGTCGCTTTCATTGGTTTCTGCTGGGCAATTAGCAGCAGCAACACTTCGCGCCAGTGGGCATCGTGGAGATGTTTTCGTATCTCCTCTAGCACTACCTCAATGTCTTCGTCTTCCTGTCGATAGCGGATGTCTTCAGCCGCCAGGTATTCCTGAAACGTCTTGTGGACAAAGGCATAACAATCCTGCCCTTGTTCGTTCAATAATCCGGCGCGTTCCCGAATATGCTTTAAAAAGCGTTTAGCTTCTTCTTTCGCTTGATATCGCTCAATCCGCTTTTTTTTGGCAATGTACTCGCTTAATTGGGCAATCAGTTTTTCAGAATCAATTAAAGTTCCGCCATCTTTATTGTTGCTGCTTCCCTGTGCGTGAATCCAATAAGCAAGCTGTTGCATCAAACGTTCTATATCATCTCGTTTGAGATATTCTAGCGGCCAACCATCGTCGATATCTTTGCCTTTATCCCAGTTAGTTAATAGCGTTTTAACAGCCTTATCGTAAAGTTTGTGTCGCTGTCTGGGCAGATGCGCTTCGTAGCGATGGATTAGCGAAATAATTGTCAGTAGCAGAGGATTTCGCGCCAATAATTTTATTCTGTCTTGTTCCGCGATCGCCTTCTTCAAATTTTCTCCGCGTCGTTGCGCTTCCTCTGGCTCTTTGCAACGGCTCTCATACCAATTTTTGATAAACAATTCTATTTTTGCCTCGTCGAACAACTGGAGGTTATAGTGCGGAAACTCTTCCGTGCGGAAAAATCCTCGCCGATAACCAGCAGGACGAGAAGTAATAATCGCTCGATTCTGGGAATATTGCCGTAAAAAATTTTGAATCCGCTCAACAATTTTATAGCACTTTCCTAAGTCGGCTACCTCATCCAAGCCATCGAGTAAAATTAACGCTCTTCCGTCTTCTAGCCAATATTCAAAGAACCCAGGCGGCAGGGTTTTCACAGATAGATTGTTACAAGCAAACTGCTGCAAATATTCGAGTATACTAATATCAGTATTTCTCTCTAAATCCCTAATCCGAATCAGAATAGGCAGTAATTCTGTATCTGCTGCTAAACCCAGATTTTCCGGCTTTTTCTGAGCTAGTGTAACAGCAAAGTAACTCAGTAAAGTTGTTTTGCCAGAACCTGGTTCTCCCAACAGTACGAACTTGCGAGAAGTGGTTTGGCTTAATATCTGTTGTGCGGGAAACTTCCTGCCAGCGCTTTGTTCCAAACGTGCCTTGTGGCGTTGTTCCCAAAGTAATTTTGCCTGACGTTTTCCCAGCGTTCCTTCTAGACTTTTTTCATACTCCAAAGGCAAAACATCATTAGTATGCGACTCCTCTACATCAGGCATCACAAAAATTTGTGCCAGATGAGCAGACTTTTC
This Microcoleus sp. FACHB-831 DNA region includes the following protein-coding sequences:
- a CDS encoding NACHT domain-containing NTPase, with product MSLELSVAISVLKAAIPGLAKTLVSKINSELNPTDLEKALEAGSDAAVNWDATQSSSNQLFYNCGDKEARDLLARFFKDTGVQEELQKPLKHQGTPDIDFLILAFTKAGSEPEKLQFPENSIEHWLKIFADTYFEKTSAYLRFELAKKDYLKQLASCFDDVKFAGIAVEGQEVEKSAHLAQIFVMPDVEESHTNDVLPLEYEKSLEGTLGKRQAKLLWEQRHKARLEQSAGRKFPAQQILSQTTSRKFVLLGEPGSGKTTLLSYFAVTLAQKKPENLGLAADTELLPILIRIRDLERNTDISILEYLQQFACNNLSVKTLPPGFFEYWLEDGRALILLDGLDEVADLGKCYKIVERIQNFLRQYSQNRAIITSRPAGYRRGFFRTEEFPHYNLQLFDEAKIELFIKNWYESRCKEPEEAQRRGENLKKAIAEQDRIKLLARNPLLLTIISLIHRYEAHLPRQRHKLYDKAVKTLLTNWDKGKDIDDGWPLEYLKRDDIERLMQQLAYWIHAQGSSNNKDGGTLIDSEKLIAQLSEYIAKKKRIERYQAKEEAKRFLKHIRERAGLLNEQGQDCYAFVHKTFQEYLAAEDIRYRQEDEDIEVVLEEIRKHLHDAHWREVLLLLIAQQKPMKATQVLKEILKQPTPYENLLHRNLLFAGRCLAEDIEVSDESLVAKILQALVNLEISPHSKIFDKIQSQVFQTLCCLSETDFEAKALQLLKDSAARIDELRLQKYRAVLGEEDEAIATLLARLQDEAPNVRLRAAWALGDLSNASEYVIQALVSTLEDEDSKVRSFAAWALSKLGNTSDLVIQKLMSQLQDEDAYLRLSAAWGLGSLGNTSDLVIEALLNELKDDDYDEDSAVAISAAMALRDLGKASESLLIHGLLNRLQNGDCSIRYWAAFALGELGNASKSVIEALLNRLEDEDSDVRYMAACSLARLGDTSQLVVQVLLNTLEDEDSDLRSNAVWALGHLRDAPESVIKALLNQLQDEDLGLRSNAAWALGNIGNASESVIEALLSCLKHEDWGVLSSAALALVKLGKPSSEIAAVVGKWLEQHQDSEDVGDAIDTLWGLVAGENSLSAT